From the genome of Polycladomyces zharkentensis:
AAAAAAAGCCCATTAATAGGGCCAAATCACTCACTACCCTCAGCTTACCAGATCGGGAGGCTGAGGGCAACCAGGAGGATACCAAAAGTGAAACCATACCATAAGCGATTGGCGGAGCTTTACGCCAAATACAAACAAGGTCACTGGTTGTCAGTAATGGAGATCCGGGATTGGAAGGAATCACTTGATGCTATTTACCACCAGTCCCCTAAAAGCTTCGAGTTTGAACAGCGACTCGCCGACGTTTGGAAGGTGATTAAGGATAATGGGCAAATGACCGGGAACATCATGACCGCTCTACGGAAAGCACTGGATGACAATCTGGACCACTGTTTCCGGATGAGTATGTTGGGTGAGATATCCTTTATCGCCTATGAGATGCAAGATATCGACTGGCAACACGAGATCTGTACGAAGATCGACAAAACCCTGGGAGGAACGATCCCATCATGATGGTGGATGTGATAAAGGTTCTTGACCACGAAAAAAGTCGGGACACCTTGTCATACAGTCACCGAGCAACGGTGGAGATGAAAAATCCAGTGAATCTGGCTGATCCGCAGGCAGTTTCTCGCTTTGCGTTTGAGACGGCGATCCGGGTGCATTATCATCCTGCCGGCTACGGGATGTGGCACGTGGGTGTAAAACAAGTTGCCGATGGGTTGTATGAGGTCAGTTGGTGTTCAATGACATCCTGCGATTAAGGGGTGACCAATGATGAAAATCACTGATAGCATTGCAAACATCTCCATGGCACTCAGTAAGTTTCAGGCTGCCGTAACCAATCCAAAAAAAGAATCGGTGAACCCTCATTTCAAATCCAAGTATGCCGATCTTGACTCCATTATCAACGCCATTCGGCCGGCATTGAATGAGTGTGATCTAGCGTTTATACAAAACCCCGTCAAAGATGAAAACGGAATAGGCGTCTATACAATCCTCCTTCACAAATCAGGCGAGTACATTCAATTCGATCCGGTATATATCCCGATCAAAGCGGAGACACCCCACCAAGTAGGAGCCGCGATGACATACGCCCGCCGTTACTCATTGGGTGCAGCTCTCGGGATCGCCACAGATGAAGACGATGATGCAAACTCTATCCAACCGATGACCGGAAGAGAGACGACTCAACAAGCGAAACGGCCAGTCAGACAGGAAACGAAAGGTCACCAGGCTGGACAACGAGCGGAACGGAACCTGAATCAGTGGAAGCAGTTGGCCAAGGCCAATGAACACACCCAATCGGAAGACAGCGAACGTAAACGGTTTTTCGCCATATGCGCCAAGAAGAAAATCACTGAAAAGGCACAAAAGGCTTTAGTCTTCGGTTTCACTGGAAAAGAGAGCCGGAAAGATGTCACGAACGAGGAGTTTAAGGTGATCTCTGATTTCTTAGAAAAAGCCACAAGGCAAGAGATCGAAAAAGCGATCAATGAAGCGATTGAGTCAGTAAAGAGACAAAACACTCCAGACATGAGTGGTATCTCCGATGAAGAGATCATGAATCTTTTGGGTGATCCTGATAAACAAGCGGTATAACAGGAGGATGATTTCCGATGGCATTGGAGGCAAAACGGTTGCAGAAATTGTGGCCGATTAAGGAACGGATCGACTTCCACCTGGATGATCTGGAGAACGATTTGCGTGGGTTGAACCAAGCAATTGAGTTGGGGCACTACGAAGCTGTTCGGCAGATTGCGAACGATATGAGCTGGACCATTGAGAAACTGAGAGAGCTGAATGGATAAAGGCACTCCGGGCCAGACAAAAAACATCTCTCTGGGAACTGGCAGAACTCACTCTTGAATGAGGTGATAACGATGGCGGTATATCAAGCGGAGTATTTCTTTGAAGGCAATTATGGCATGGACTATTTGAATCATGGTGATTTGGTGCAACTTCCAAACGGAACACGGTTCCGTGTTCTTTGGACCAAGAAGCACGGCAAAGAGTTAGTTTACAACACCGATACCTTAGGTCTGATCTACGCACGTGAATTGAAACGAATTGGCTAACGGGCGGCCACTGCCGCCCATCCAAACCAACAGGGGAGTGATTGAATATGGCAAGACGCCGGATGGTTGACCCAAATTTTTGGGAGTCCGAGGATGTAGCCGCATTGACCCATCGCCAACGGTTGCTGTTGATTGGCCTTTTTTCTAATGCTGATGACCACGGGCGTGGTCGTGCCCATCCCTCCTATGTTCGGTCGAAGGTATTTCCCTATGATGACATCACTTTACGGGAGATCCAGCAAGACCTTGATTGTATTGCTCAACGAATCAATATTCGTTTCTACACCGTAAATGAAAGCCGCTATTACGCCTTCATGAACTGGGATAAATGGCAGACCGTCCAGAAACCGCAACCCAGTAAGATTCCGGAGCCACCAACTGAAGTAGTCCAAGAGATTAAACAAGATGAGACCGAGGGCGTACCAGAACCAGAACCTTTTGAGAATCATTCCGGAACGAGTCTGGAACAAGTCGAGAATGATTCCGGAATGGGTCAAGAATCATTCCGGAACGATTCTCTCCTAAAAGAAAAGAAAGGAAAAGAAGTAGTAGTAGTAAACGCTGCTGCTACTGACGGTGATGATTGGTTCGAGAATGATTACTCCCCTGAACAACAGGAAGATATCAAGAGAGTGTCCGATCACTGGAGAAAGAAACGGGCGATCCTTCACATCTCTCCTGATGATCTTACCGCCATTGAGGACTTGGTGGTAAGGGAAAAGGTTCCGGCTGACGAGATCATCCAGGGTATTGATCGGATCTTTGATGAGTTTGCCAAGCGAAAGAAATACCGTGGTCAGAAGATCAACACTTTCCGGTATTGTGTACCAGCGATTCTGGAGGGCTTTGATCGTAAGCAGGCGGGGGCTAATGTCCGACCATTCCGCAATGCGTATCCTGAGCCGGCACGGCCTAATGTGATTGATGAAGGTGCGGTGGCTAAATACCGGGCGATCCTTGACAAGCAGAAAAAACAACGCGCTTAGTGGGAGGGGCCACAGTGGAGGAGTTCGTGCCTTACGATGCCCGTTTGGAGCAGGAAATTATCGGGTGCATGATCTACGAGCCCACTTGTGTAGCGGATGTAATCGAAATGGTCAAACCACAGCACTTTTATATCCAGAAACACCGGGTACTTTGTCAGGAGATCTATCGATTATGGCAGCAGGATGAGAGCTTGGTCAATCTCACAGAGTTGGCTCCTTTCCTGCAGAAAGAGGGCATCAAAGTCAGCGATGTGGTAGCCATGGTTGATCTGGTGACCTCAACCAGGACTGTACGTCATCATGCTGAGCGCTTGAAGCTGATTGCCTCACTTCGGGCAGCCACGGAATTGGGCCGGGAGATGGCATCCAACGTACACCTTCGGGATCGGACAGAGATCCGGGAGACGCTCAACCGGTTTGAGCAGCGCCTTTCGCAAATCACGGAATCATCGACGAATATGCAGACGATGACCTGTATCAACGATGCCCTATTGCGGTTTAACGATTGGTTTGAACGCGTATGCGATCGAGGTGCAGGTGTAACGGGTATACCGACCGGATTTGATGACCTGGATGCTATCACGGCCGGATACCAGAAGCAGGACCTGATCATTTTGGCTGCTCGGCCATCCATGGGGAAAACAGCCTTTGCTCTTGCCTCCGCTATTCATATGGGCCAGAAAGTACCAGAACCCATCCTGTTCTTCGAGCTGGAGATGAAAGAAGAGGATTTGATCAAGCGAATGATCGCAAACAAGGGTATGGTCGACATTCACCGGATCACGATGGGGGACGTGGATGAGGAATTGCTGGAGAAGGTCACCTTTGCCCAATCGGAGCTGTCCAAGTTGAATCTGGTGCTGGATACACAACCTAGCATCACGATCCAGGAGATGAAGGCCAAGGCACGGCGGTTGAAACGGGAACAGGGTCTTTCCTGTGTCATCGTGGACTATATTGGCCTAATCCCTGGGGAACGCGGAATGTCTCGATATGAGACGGTGTCCGAGAACACGCGGCAACTGAAAAACATGGCCCGGGAGTTGAATGTTCCAGTAATTGCTCTTGCGCAATTGTCGCGTGGGGTGGAACAACGGCAGGACAAGCGACCGATGCTCTCTGATCTCAGGGAGTCTGGAGAGATCGAACAGACGGCGGATTTGGTGATGTTCCTGTACCGGGACGATTACTATCATGCGGAATCTGAGAAGAAAAACGTTGCGGAAGTCATTGTGGCCAAGCATCGCAACGGGCCGACGGGCAAGGTGGAAATGTTGTTCCTGAAGGAATACGGGCAGTTTTTACCGCTCACATGGAGGGATGAACGGTGAGAAACCGCTGGCACGTCTATGAGTTTATGAAGGCCGTCACCTTGGAAACCGGCAAGCCACCGCGCTGGGAGGACGTATTCGCGGCTTTCCCAGATGTATCCCGTGAGGAGATCGGCGAGGGAGTAGCCGAGTTTGAGGCGGTGATGACATGGGGGATGTAGTCAAGGTTAAGAAGTGGGCATATGATCCGGAAGTCTTGATCGAACGGATGCATATGACCAGGAGGCGCCGGAAAGTATACGTTGCCCTGGAGGATCTGGACCTCATTTTTGATGAGCGGGATTTACCAGAGATTATCCGGATGTGGGAGGACGGTTTAGCTCTGACTGACATTGCACGTTCATTCAAGAGGGATCCCGATGAGATTACATGCCTGATCATGAGTCTTGCGAGAGAGAATCGAATCCGCCCACGAATTGTCGGGGCATATGGGAGGCGGAGAAGATGATCTGTTTCAGTGTACCAGGTCGACCGGTGCCGGCGGTGAGGATGACCCAGCGTAGTAAGTGGGTGAGTAAACAAGCTGGTCGGTACCTGGCATACAAAAATCAGGTAGCCTGGGCAGCTAAGGCGGCACGGATTCAGCGGATTGACGGACCGGTTGAGGTGGAGGCAGCGGCATATCTGTACGGCCGGCGAGAACCGGACGCGGACAACCTGGCAAAGGCTTTTCTAGATGGATTAAACGGTATTGCTTGGACAGATGATCGGCAAGTGAGGAAGCTAACAATTGAAAAGGTGAAAGTGGCCACTAGAGAAGAGGAACGAGCGGAAATCATCATCAAGAAGGCGGCCCAGGTTAGTGGAGGGATGCATGAATGACGAGATGGGAATACAGGATCATTCAAAGAGAGCTGACTGAAGTGGAGTTGAACCGATTGGGAGAAGAGGGGTGGGAGCTTGTTGCAAAAGAGCGGTTCGTACAGAGAAAAATCCATCACAAATGGTATTTCAAACGACCAAAGGAAGAGTCGGAGGAGCGTGTCCGGGTAGAAGTCACCAATTACACACCCGAAAAAGAGGTGGCCGGAAGTGCTTAAAGTCTTGTCCCTTTTGGTTTTCATTGGTGGAGCGTTGATGTGGATCAACAATGATGTTGAATTAGCAGCTACTCTGATGGCTTTCGGGTATTTGTTCGCGATGCTTGCAGATTAAGGAGGCCACTGGATGAAGGACAGATACCCATGTCAAAAACTTATGCAGTTGATGGGACGGCGGCGGTATCTGGAAGAGTTCCTGCTTGAACCGATTCGGATTAGACGGGGGTTGTCCCGACGTGAATTTTTGGACCAAGCAACCGAAGGGCTTTTTAAAGAGATGAGGCGGAAAGTGGCAGAAAGGCATAAGAAATATTTTGGGAAGGAAATTTTGTGATCAAGCGAGGGGGCAGCGAAATGAGTAAGAGCGCGAACGAAGAAGGTAGGAGGCAGGTATGATGAAAAAAACCTACCGAGGATGGTAGGCGAGGGGTTGTCATGGGCCATACAACAGGATATGTGGTGAAAAGATGTTGTTGATAAAAATAAAAAGTTTCCCCCGCCAATCGGGCAGGGGGTCGCCTTTACATCGAGGCCTTAACAATGTACTTTTAGCCCCGTTAATGTGTTGCCCAATTCAATGAAAAAAAATTCATTACCACAGAAAAAACCGATCGTCGAGATCGGCTCATAGAAGCTATAGGGAAGCACCGGGGGTTACTAGCCCTGAGAATAAAGTATTCATCCTATGCTCTAATTAGTACAAAGCTGTATATAAAATGTGAATAATTTGTGGATAAGCTCACCTAAAGGTGAGCAAAAAGAGGTGTGACCGTATGTGACAATATATATGTTGGTTTGGATCATGGGATGACAAAAATGGGCTTAGCCTAAGGTAAGAATAACTGACGAGACCACACATTAGTGTAGCCTCGTCCTCAAGAAGGTGAAACTAGCGGCACTACCCAGGTAGGTGGGTAACCTAGGTGTGCATTATTATCATATATTAAACCCCTTTTGGAGATTCGTGTCGCAAAGGCTGAAATCGATGTGCTAGGTGAAAGCATGAGCCAGAAAGGGCTTTATAGCAAAAAAATGGACCCGCATCTCGTGGGTCCATCAATCGGCAGAACGTGAAACAAGTTATGGAGTGAACATCACGTATTATTTTACAAATAATGTAAATCTAGATCAAGGTACATGATTCAATTTCACCGTTACGTAAAAAATGGCTGGTCATGTAGCCAGTAGCCAATCACAAAAAGGAGTGAGAGAAGTGGGAGCAGTACCAAAGAACGTGCCTGTTATTAAATATAAAAAGCCGTCTTACCGGCGTCAGGTAGAGCATTTGTTACGGGAGTACCCGGTCCTAAAAGCGGCTATTGAAAACGAACGACAATTGGAGCGGGAGGGCCTTGGGAATCTGTTCCCCACCTGCACTCCGATGTATGAGGAGTCGGTGAGCCGTGGGCATAGCGAGTACCAATCCACCACGGAACGATATGCCATCATCCGGGCTACCAAGATGGTCAGACTCCAACAGATTGAGCGGGCATTGTTGGTTTTGAATCTGGATGAGCGGTATTTAATCGAAAAGCGGTACATGGATCAATCTCCTGCAGACGATATGATTGTTTGTGATGAACTTGGGTGGAGTAAGCGAACCTATTACCGGATCAAAAGACGGGCATTGGATAAACTGGCTATAGCGTTGAATTTAATTTAAACGGCCGGGCACTACTTCCCGTACTTAGTTAGGAAAGAAAATCGCATATCCCGCGATTAGAAAAAAACCTAAGTTGGAAAAGGAAAATCACCAATTCAAAAAATCTACTTTTACCCTAGTTAAGAAACCTAATCAGGTGTTGATTCACCGAATAGAATATAGCACAAGATACAGGAGTTCACTTTGTTGTTGTTTCTTTGAAGAGAATACTAGTAAATCTAGTTCAAAAACGACTAGGAGGTGATATCATGGAATTTTGGAATACTGATTGGAAAAAAGATGATGATCGGAAAGATCATGATCGGAAAGATCATGATAGGAAAGATCGGAGAAAAGATTTTTTCAAAAGACACGATGATGACAATGACAACAAAAACAAAAACACCAACATTATTGACATTGAAATTGATATTGATGTCAGAAAAAAACATGATCACAGAAAGAAAAAAGACGACTAAGACTAATTAAGGTTTCACCAATCTCCTGTATCTAACGACCGCAATTAGCGGTCTTTTTTTAGTAATAAAGACCGTTTGGCAACTTTTTGGCAACCTTATGGCACCAATTGACCGTTTTTCGGTGTTAACATGGTATTGGGGTTAGTTGCAACACCATCGCAATATGTAGGTGGTTGGAGCGGGGACAAATCAAATTATCAACGGAGGTGAAATCCTCCGTTACTGACGCTCATCACTTCCCCGCTTCATTCTAAAGTTCGGAGTTTCCCGGAAGAGGGTGCAACCGAGTGAACAACACCTATTACACCCTCATTTGATTCTTTACAATTACTCGTTTTGATTGTCCATGTTCTCAAAGTGGTCAGTAGGTTGGATGATTGTTCCACAGTTAGGGCATTGGATTAAGCTGTTAAGATACTGTTTTTTGTCGACTTGAAATACATTACCACATTGACAGGCTATGGTTACGATTTCGTCCAATGGCTTCACCCACCTTACGCCTACTTTAGTTTTTTGTCTCTTTAAAGTCAGAAGTAGAAGATAACTGTTTGATAAAATTGATAATCCCATTTTTTGTTTGTGGATCTAGGTACTTCTCATATAAATTGATATTAACCGGAGGATAATTATGTTGCTCTTCTTTGTTGTTTGAATAACTTATTTGTTGAGCTTTCATAATGTGTGTCCTCCTATATAGTATAGTTAATATAAAAGTGTATAAGCGGTGTATCTAATTAGACGTGAAAATCCTTATCCCTTTTTTGGTTTTTGAACACTTTATAAATCCAGTGTAATCCAAACATATTAATAGATTGTCATTTCTATTAGTGATTAGAAAGATTACTTCCCGGATGAGGGTACAACCGGGTAAACAACACCCTCCCAGGGCAACATGCCCAAAATACTACGCCGATCCAATCTCAAATGACCCGGACTTAGGTTGATGATCTGGATTGTTGGCACAAAACCACGGAGCGACGGTGAGCCATGATTGCGGACCCATAGGGGTCTTTTTTTATTATGGGTTGCATGGAGGGGTAAAGATGCCCAACGATCACAGGTTCGAATCCCGTGCAACCCACCAAAAAGAAATGGCCTAAAAAGTTAATCCCCGACTATGGGCAAGGGGTTTTGCCTTTGCAATGAGGCACAAACAAAAACGAAAAAACCGATCGTCTGATCGGTTAATTGAAGCTTATAGAGAAGCACCAAGAGCTGACAAGCCGGATTTAACTCCATTTAAAAAAGCTAAGGAACCTCTTACATATATTCCATATCGGTTGGATTTTTTTCCAAAAACCCATTATCGATTGAATCGCCTTGGGCATGGGAATGAAATTCAACAATTGTGCCATTAAACCGCTGATATTAATTCCTCTCAAAGTAGGCAAAGAAGTGGTGGACATTTTTTTAAAAATCCCCCTTTCGTTTTCTGAGGATAAGTTATTCCGATGTTCTATTTGTGGAAGGGCAATAGTTTACAGTCATATGTGCATTTTTTGAAAAGGTAAATATCCTAAACATAATTATGTACTTGACTATTTAAAAATAATGACATTAGCGGTTTCCTAAAGAAAAGAAGATGAATAATGTGTTTTGGAGGAAAGGAGGGAGATGGGATGAGCTTTGGTTTCGGTGGTGGTTTTAGTAGTATTGGGCTGCGTCGTCTTTTGATTTTCCTGCTGGTCATCGCTACGATCTTTGTCTTTGCTGGAGTTGGATTTGGTTACTAGGGTGTGTCTTACAAATTAGGAGCACATAATGGCCCTATTTGGCCAACTTTGTGACACCAATTGACCGTTTCATCGCAGTATGTAGGTGTTAGTATGAAAACCGATCATCCGATCGGTTTTTCAAATAGCCCTGAGGCGAAATAGGAAGCACCGGGATAGTTCATCCAAATAGGTTAGACACGTTACCATGACAATGCTGGATTAACCGTTAAGAGGGAGGCCACACATCAGTGTGGCCTCTACCTCAATAAGGTGCTCAATCAAGGTATGGTGGGGATAACCTGGCTTGTGCATTATAATTGTTTTCTAATCGTTTTGCAAAGCTGTACAGAGTAAACATTTGATTCAGATTATAGGGATAATTGGGTAACAGTTTCACAACGTAGCTGTTGATCAGGAACTACTATCCCTCCAATAAGAACTGCTAGAGGAACTATCCCAATGTGCGCTGTCCCAGTAATGGCGATGATGATGCTTTAGCATGTGTTTCAAAATCTTGCTGGCTTTTTTACAATGTCGATGCGCTTTGCGCAATTTGTGGTAATCCATCATTGTGTGATCCGGATAATCAAACATCGGATACATAGGAGACATTGGGTCCGTAGGCATTGGATACATAGGAATTGGCATTGGAGGTATTACGTGTTCCATAAAATCCACTCCTTTTAAGCCGGTTAGCAATGATATCGTATGACCGTCTATCCGCATTGGAACTAGGTTATTTGCCTAAATTTCGTGTCTTAACGAAATTTTGGAGTCACCATTATTAATCAGGGAATAATATGCTGACAAATTGGTCTGGAGGTTATTCACATGGGTTATTTGTTCTACTGATGTTATTTCCCAAGACCTCCTTGGTTATTGGTGGTATATGTTTTAAGGAAATCCTGTAGGACCGGTCGTGGTTGTCGTAACCTCAAGGACTCCAACGGCTTCCATATACCGATAAGGTGATTCTATGCAAATCACCGCCCGGATGAGAGGAAAACCGGGTAAACAACCCTCTCCCAGGGTCACAGGCTCAAAATACTATGCCAATTTCTCTGATAACGACCAAGTGCCATCGAGTTTCTCCTCGAATGACGGTGATTGAGGATGTACTCAAAACCACAAGACGTGAGCCATGATTTCATGATTTGCGGACCCATAGGAGTTTTTTTATTGCCAGTGACCTAAAATTTGTCACCCTAAAGCAGTAAGGGATATGTGTTATTGGACGTTTTCTTTTGACAAATGAATGAAAAAAGCTATTAAATACATTTACACGAACAAGAGTTCGGACTATAATAAAACCATCACCTATGTTCAGGTACAGGAAAATAAATACTTCCCACGAATATTAAAGTGGGAGGTGTTTTTTATGGATTCTATTATCAAATTAAAAAGATTTTCCGAAATAGACCTAAATGATCCATTTTTTGATTCGTTAAAGGAAGATTATCAAGGGTTTGTCAATTGGTTTAATAAAAAAAGTGAAAAAGGAGAAAAAGCTTATGTATTAGAGGATAATGGGATTCAAGCTTTTTTATACTTGAAAATAGAAAAGGAAAAAGATGACCAAATTAAGCCTCCTCTTGAGAGTGGGACTAGAGTAAAAATAGGTACTATGAAAGTTAATCCACATGGAACTAGATTAGGAGAAAGGTTCATTAAAAAAGCTTTTGATTACGCCTTGTCAAACAATATTCCAGAATTATATGTTACCGTATTTCCTAAGCATGTGGCTTTGATCAATCTATATAAAAGATATGGGTTTAAATTACATGGGAAGAAAATTACAAGTGATGGCGAAGAATTTGTTTTTAAAAAATCATTTTTAGAAAAGCAAAATGATGTTTTGTTAGATTATCCAGTTGTCAATCATTTAGGTCGAAAAAAATACCTTTTGGGCATTTACCCAGTATTTCATACTAAACTATTCCCTGATTCAAAACTACATAATGAAAGCTTTGATATGATCGAAGATGTCTCGCATACTAATAGTATTCATAAAATCTATGTATGCAGAATGAAAGACGTATCAAAATTAGACAAAGGTGATGTTCTAGTTATTTACAGAACATCAGATGGTCGAGGCCCTGCATATTATAGATCCGTCGCAACATCAGTTTGTGTGGTTGAAGAAATTAGGGATATTCGCCAGTTCAGTAACTTAAAAGATTACCTGAAATATTGTGAACCCTATAGTGTCTTCGATACAAATGATTTGCGGCGTTTTTACTATAACAAAAAGTATAAATATATAATTAAAATGACATATAATATTGCCTTGCGTAAAAGACTAAATAGGAAAACGTTGATTGAGGAAGTTGGTCTAAATAGGTCTGAGTATTGGGGATTCATAAAATTGAATGATGATCATTTCGAGAAGATACTAAAGTTAGGTGGTATTTATGAAAGTCTTGCTATCAATCAAACCAGAGTTCGTGAAAAAAATCTTTAGTGGTGAGAAGAAATATGAATATAGAAAGGTGATATTTAAAAAAGCAGTAAGCAAAATCGTTGTTTATTCAACTAAACCCGAAGCAAAATTAATCGGAGAATTTAGTATAGAGGATATTCTGTGTGATACCCCTGAAGAAATATGGAAGGAAACCAAAAAGGAATCTGGGATTAGTTATTCATTTTTTAAATCTTACTTCCAAAACCATGATGAAGGATATGCAATTAAAATTGGGGATATTCACTTATATAGCGAACCTATCGACCCGAAACTAATTGACCATAATTTTAGACCTCCTCAGTCGTTTTGTTATGTTGATGATGATTTTGGTGAACAGAAAATTAGAAGTCGGTTGGGTGTGTCGTCTTGTATTAATTAAGCAGTTTGCAATCTTTTATAACAAAAACATCTCACACAGGATCTTTTTCTTTTGACGACATAGAAAACCGGTGGGGTTGAAACCTACCGGTTTTCTTTCATTCTTAATGACGCTTGGAGGTGGGGGAAATGGGAAGAAGGCATTGCCATTCTACAACAGTCCATCATGGAGAAAAACAAGGAAAGCAGTATTAGCAAGGGATCATTACCTATGCCAGATATGCCTGAAACGTGGTGTCTTGGAACCTGCCGTAATCGTTCACCACATCGACCATCTGAAGGAAAGACCGGACAAAGCATTGGATGAGGATAACTTGCAAAGCGTATGCGCTGTATGCCA
Proteins encoded in this window:
- a CDS encoding DUF7667 family protein, which produces MKPYHKRLAELYAKYKQGHWLSVMEIRDWKESLDAIYHQSPKSFEFEQRLADVWKVIKDNGQMTGNIMTALRKALDDNLDHCFRMSMLGEISFIAYEMQDIDWQHEICTKIDKTLGGTIPS
- a CDS encoding ERF family protein, whose protein sequence is MKITDSIANISMALSKFQAAVTNPKKESVNPHFKSKYADLDSIINAIRPALNECDLAFIQNPVKDENGIGVYTILLHKSGEYIQFDPVYIPIKAETPHQVGAAMTYARRYSLGAALGIATDEDDDANSIQPMTGRETTQQAKRPVRQETKGHQAGQRAERNLNQWKQLAKANEHTQSEDSERKRFFAICAKKKITEKAQKALVFGFTGKESRKDVTNEEFKVISDFLEKATRQEIEKAINEAIESVKRQNTPDMSGISDEEIMNLLGDPDKQAV
- the dnaB gene encoding replicative DNA helicase, encoding MEEFVPYDARLEQEIIGCMIYEPTCVADVIEMVKPQHFYIQKHRVLCQEIYRLWQQDESLVNLTELAPFLQKEGIKVSDVVAMVDLVTSTRTVRHHAERLKLIASLRAATELGREMASNVHLRDRTEIRETLNRFEQRLSQITESSTNMQTMTCINDALLRFNDWFERVCDRGAGVTGIPTGFDDLDAITAGYQKQDLIILAARPSMGKTAFALASAIHMGQKVPEPILFFELEMKEEDLIKRMIANKGMVDIHRITMGDVDEELLEKVTFAQSELSKLNLVLDTQPSITIQEMKAKARRLKREQGLSCVIVDYIGLIPGERGMSRYETVSENTRQLKNMARELNVPVIALAQLSRGVEQRQDKRPMLSDLRESGEIEQTADLVMFLYRDDYYHAESEKKNVAEVIVAKHRNGPTGKVEMLFLKEYGQFLPLTWRDER
- a CDS encoding helix-turn-helix domain-containing protein; the encoded protein is MGDVVKVKKWAYDPEVLIERMHMTRRRRKVYVALEDLDLIFDERDLPEIIRMWEDGLALTDIARSFKRDPDEITCLIMSLARENRIRPRIVGAYGRRRR
- a CDS encoding RusA family crossover junction endodeoxyribonuclease, translating into MICFSVPGRPVPAVRMTQRSKWVSKQAGRYLAYKNQVAWAAKAARIQRIDGPVEVEAAAYLYGRREPDADNLAKAFLDGLNGIAWTDDRQVRKLTIEKVKVATREEERAEIIIKKAAQVSGGMHE
- a CDS encoding ArpU family phage packaging/lysis transcriptional regulator, whose amino-acid sequence is MGAVPKNVPVIKYKKPSYRRQVEHLLREYPVLKAAIENERQLEREGLGNLFPTCTPMYEESVSRGHSEYQSTTERYAIIRATKMVRLQQIERALLVLNLDERYLIEKRYMDQSPADDMIVCDELGWSKRTYYRIKRRALDKLAIALNLI
- a CDS encoding GNAT family N-acetyltransferase, giving the protein MDSIIKLKRFSEIDLNDPFFDSLKEDYQGFVNWFNKKSEKGEKAYVLEDNGIQAFLYLKIEKEKDDQIKPPLESGTRVKIGTMKVNPHGTRLGERFIKKAFDYALSNNIPELYVTVFPKHVALINLYKRYGFKLHGKKITSDGEEFVFKKSFLEKQNDVLLDYPVVNHLGRKKYLLGIYPVFHTKLFPDSKLHNESFDMIEDVSHTNSIHKIYVCRMKDVSKLDKGDVLVIYRTSDGRGPAYYRSVATSVCVVEEIRDIRQFSNLKDYLKYCEPYSVFDTNDLRRFYYNKKYKYIIKMTYNIALRKRLNRKTLIEEVGLNRSEYWGFIKLNDDHFEKILKLGGIYESLAINQTRVREKNL
- a CDS encoding ASCH domain-containing protein, with the translated sequence MKVLLSIKPEFVKKIFSGEKKYEYRKVIFKKAVSKIVVYSTKPEAKLIGEFSIEDILCDTPEEIWKETKKESGISYSFFKSYFQNHDEGYAIKIGDIHLYSEPIDPKLIDHNFRPPQSFCYVDDDFGEQKIRSRLGVSSCIN
- a CDS encoding HNH endonuclease produces the protein MTLGGGGNGKKALPFYNSPSWRKTRKAVLARDHYLCQICLKRGVLEPAVIVHHIDHLKERPDKALDEDNLQSVCAVCHNRLHPEKGKQQEELKQRKARVIQARANPEII